The following proteins come from a genomic window of Anopheles ziemanni chromosome 3, idAnoZiCoDA_A2_x.2, whole genome shotgun sequence:
- the LOC131286336 gene encoding E3 ubiquitin-protein ligase RNF13 has protein sequence MTGQRLPPRSGFVHYQAFVLLATIMLMLHHAPAARADILVYQMLNDQIIEEFRDLPGTFGGEIPDTGMKVLADWADPPDGCTEFHRKPPNNSSKYAVVIARYNCSFEVKVRNAQQAGYALAIIHNVGSNDLEHMSASHPQDLIIPSVFVGESSGRSIIEAYTYDHDFALVITDDIPFNISNNLIIPFAIVVGLCFIIMRALQVLFMIIRCIRERRRTLRNRLPARMLKRIGIVKFAKGMQYDTCAICLDDFVENERLRVLPCRHAYHAQCIDPWLTKNRRVCPICKRKVIVRGERLQPRRRWPSDSMSSSDPDETTPLLNSTNESNQQAAGVTPPATSSSSQAQNGPTNADNSSSAGVIQTSPRRTAHDQLPQHQQQLQQNSTPTSHVVNVLPSDDDDELLDDRNVPNARWLGRGRPGPEQQQEPMNESPYSPIGDEATLSRWQRFKRLFTRTTVENDADEDIDPEPPSNQPQTTPASATTAATGPALIGNSNNILNVHLAGSFHGSEDTTDDELLGAMSRDVAKRRQFRSAPDMPSTSTVASSAGAPRVGVAALPNENFNPTVQIPDYLHRITLPAGPGNGGPARTGGSSRGQPRRSRNRGRPHNGGGGDGSHIV, from the exons ATGACGGGACAACGGTTACCGCCGCGTTCTGGGTTCGTCCACTATCAGGCGTTCGTGCTGCTTGCGACGATAATGCTGATGCTGCATCATGCACCCGCCGCCCGCGCGGACATTCTCGTCTATCAGATGCTCAACGATCAG aTAATCGAGGAGTTCCGCGACCTACCGGGAACGTTTGGGGGAGAAATTCCCGACACTGGCATGAAGGTCCTTGCAGACTGGGCCGATCCACCTGACGGATGTACCGAATTTCATCGGAAGCCAccaaacaacagcagcaaataTGCGGTGGTTATTGCCAG GTACAACTGCTCATTTGAGGTGAAAGTGCGGAATGCCCAGCAGGCAGGTTACGCTTTGGCCATCATACACAACGTTGGAAGTAATGATTTGG AGCACATGTCCGCCAGCCACCCGCAGGATCTGATCATCCCGTCGGTGTTCGTAGGCGAAAGTAGCGGCCGGAGCATCATCGAGGCGTACACGTACGACCATGACTTCGCCCTGGTCATTACCGACGACATTCCGTTCAACATCAGCAACAATCTGATCATCCCTTTTGCGATCGTTGTCGGGCTCTGTTTCATCATCATG CGCGCGTTACAGGTGCTGTTCATGATCATTCGCTGCATTCGGGAGCGTCGCCGTACGCTACGGAATCGTCTTCCGGCACGCATGCTGAAGCGCATCGGCATCGTAAAGTTCGCCAAGGGCATGCAGTACGATACGTGCGCCATCTGTTTGGATGATTTTGTTGAGAATGAACGGCTGAGGGTGCTACCGTGCCGCCACG CCTACCACGCGCAGTGCATTGATCCGTGGCTCACCAAAAACCGGCGCGTCTGTCCGATCTGCAAGCGAAAGGTGATTGTGCGCGGTGAACGTCTGCAGCCACGGCGCCGTTGGCCCAGCGACAGTATGTCCTCGTCGGATCCAGATGAAACGACCCCACTTCTGAACTCTACGAACGAAAGCAATCAGCAGGCGGCCGGGGTTACTCCACCCGCCACATCGTCTTCCAGCCAGGCGCAGAACGGCCCGACCAACGCGGACAACTCCTCATCGGCCGGTGTCATTCAGACTTCTCCTCGCCGTACCGCACACGATCAACTGccgcagcatcagcaacagtTGCAGCAAAATTCTACACCAACCAGCCACGTGGTCAACGTTCTACCgtcggacgacgacgatgaactGTTGGACGATCGGAACGTACCGAACGCACGCTGGCTCGGTCGTGGACGACCCGGACCAGAGCAACAGCAAGAGCCGATGAATGAGTCACCGTACAGCCCGATCGGTGACGAGGCTACCTTATCCCGTTGGCAGCGATTCAAAAG ATTGTTCACACGTACAACCGTGGAAAACGATGCCGATGAGGATATTGATCCCGAACCACCGTCAAACCAACCACAAACAACACCTGCATCGGCGACAACCGCAGCCACCGGTCCCGCCCTCATcggcaacagcaacaataTTCTCAACGTACATCTGGCCGGTTCATTCCACGGCTCGGAGGATACCACCGACGACGAGCTGCTCGGTGCGATGAGTCGCGATGTGGCAAAGCGTCGTCAGTTCCGGTCGGCTCCGGACATGCCCTCGACCAGTACCGTCGCGTCCAGTGCTGGTGCCCCCCGGGTCGGTGTGGCCGCGCTACCGAATGAAAATTTCAATCCCACTGTACAGATTCCCGACTATTTGCATCGGATTACGCTTCCCGCTGGGCCCGGAAATGGTGGACCTGCACGTACCGGCGGCAGCAGCCGTGGCCAACCGAGGCGGAGCCGCAATCGGGGGCGTCCACATaacggcggtggcggcgatGGTAGTCACATCGTTTAA
- the LOC131284386 gene encoding bromodomain and WD repeat-containing protein 3, producing MENRSLMQENSLVPELYFLISKFLANGPLRETAKVLVQELEQLDILPRRLDWTGQEHRQSLEELERKYPHIGPQHLLEVCTRIGPLLDKELPPAVSGVLSALGAGRQSLLRTKESVSCPRQLVDYYTRLHDRPLSDVLNRNNTHNLVKVLYGRESAGPLTRRQAVPTNFYTKQTLQRRTLGHLSAVYCVLFDRTGKYIITGADDFLVKLWSAIDGRLLATFRGASAEITDIAINLDNTMLAAGSLDRILRVWDLQYGGPIAVLSGHTGMITSVNFCPSPKTDLRYLVTTSTDGSVAFWEYSTRAGKTTFCSKPTSYHEKLRPGQAQMICGSFSPGGIFLAAGSADHHVRVYLMSEDGPKRILETESHADTVDSIQWAHAGLRFISGSKDGTALVWHFESQQWKSIRLAMGDRLPTCPPPNPDDNIKLKVTMVSWDNTDNWVITAVNDHTIKVWNAHTGKLHRVLRGHTNEIYVLESNQKDSGVLLSAGHDGHLFIWDIVQGVSIASFVNRIDDHGDGGIYDAKWSPDGTMIAATDSHGHILMFGYGSGHEKLKQLPQELFFHTDYRPLIRDSALHVMDEQTQTMPHLMPPPFLVDIDGNPYPPALQRLVPGRENCPTDQLIPNISVGNEGEPQQQQQPQPPQPVQQQAQPQRVRGADGAYSNIDRMIEALANRRQGGPADPGDEQQPDSNNDHDRPQWNGAPARPNNAAQAGAVAGPAAAAAAGGGGPRNAPGVQQQQRFGSAAGNWHRTEEGFKFHRRQYVRPMSHSSMVNLKQRVYAAGLQEQEVYRREMCRRPVMINTANNGGIGGRQSLSGANRRAGGGARAGGGSRTVRRANGGGGANAAGRPPPAYRTRAVREHEPAHDAEDDPAEDDHNDDDSSSSESSNSDYSTAIEEKLDLSGSSSSDTQSSDYSDWVSHEPGRNLEPPKRSKRKHVQRRAYSPPDPDQPGPSNAAQPGTSGLNGTGAASSSRRRSTKVRKIPLTRDGEIPEQFRPPEWLSEVIPRKAPYYPQMGDEVVYFRQGHQRYLEAVRAKSVYNLGNRCEPWATMEIEAHERCKVIGIKYEIRPPRLCCLKLAIISEEGELTGRSFAIKYHDMPDVLDFLVLKQTFDTSVGRNWGPGDRFRCMIEDVWWTGQIESHNQLSADFPDSLFMCFRVRWDNGEYELMSPWDLEPIDEARQPDEVGGAFPVLPEELQATLYQPKPEEWPRGDRDASCRRIIAGLEQVMGLAIADLFLAPVDLNIYPEYAFVVEYPIDLNTIKSRFENHFYRRITSAQFDVRYLATNAEKFNVSHSTIVRNARIITDLCLRILSDLNEIDVPAVYHQLVDTYLSSDSETERHRPGGPSTSGTAGAGAGPSGSGTSSGRRPPAGSRRSRRLVPEGDWRVDCRELLEMIWQCDDSEPFREPVDTIEHPDYLQIIDAPMDLRTIKEDLLGGNYESPYDFCKDMKLIFQNSRSYNTNKRSRIYSMTLRLSTLFEAHIKPIIYNWKLARRRGKASSRRSGTNGLVASAGSNGMASSASKRRRDDHRRDGGGGGPGPSSSRRAAAALNSSSSSGMNTSRQVDDDDDDDEDDDEDEDERRPANSRTAGSSKRTRNGGMGSTPVRRGGQSNGVSSSSSSHRDNNNVIDPLAIPGPSSSRSSRGAAAAAAAAGSGGNGGGGGGGSGTPRMLTRRGRRSQDEEDEEDEEEEEASAASSGSSSDDNSTTDDSDSDDDDDDDDDDSTGVPVSHRADYDSGEMYDPYKRRSSKARPKQKKKKKVRRKSHAVSSTTKRKRRPGVVGDSPATAAAAASGSSSRRAAPPSVRSVRQDLFGIAPGPSTQGGEHSSSAIAGSSRSLRNGGGGGGGTSVVGDSKPKTAAGSKRPRRSVRNRMDTSNDEDDDDADDDAEGDADRDVNGTDGEEEDEDERRQYRGPPAKRNRGRYESDHSYHKERPKTARIVSDTDAEEDEPPRSTRGSVKKAQAEWGKSEDSLEEPNNNDDDDDDDDDDEDDESGRGATAPDANGGPSTRQTAASSSSAANNNSSASPAPRRMRVRKLVSDLEQSPEETSNISKRGSTQRAQRAVAARNRTTATTAASSSSTSAARNNWYASESDNEESTATQPPVVASTSSSYLSSRSSTRRSVVETTSTNGAGGPSTVVVRKTVTSTTTVASSSSSGRRMLRGDINVAAVTAASSSTPPPHTVDHNYGEPGPSSSSTSSAAVLVVPGTGGTTSSSSSTVAPAALGRTRNRSTMLSRHQRNADELDQGVPLAARRVAAVEDEDDGSEDDDLPLRARTTSSRAAVGGPSARQLRSRTGGTKRKARLSSSHDEDEADDDRGEDVDDSDDDDTPLGHMMAGSSSTTSTSRTRTGSRAQTAAATGAVRGTPKKSGDTAPPPGSSSSFGTRRSSASSALANTAHRTRRKERYTSDEDYEVPGTSSGRSTRKLKRPRYNEESEDDDDDEDVDSRRRRERGSNNHRTPLRHNAARHQPSRRYNQAEEDDDDDEEGDDDIARVLANMRQRSRRAVGASTDHGSTNSNSSLSQRVVVGSHHHQHPADASTQQPQQQQHHHHQPPYHPSRHQSAASGSNHHHHHRHGTTDETEVNHTDDGGGSSLRAHRSNGRLQRTHSSNYLVEESGGGSVEVAGPSSARSSRTRDLRQQQQQQQPDDDDDEDDEEGHEDEAALTSVSSRGRVRRMNPHVRRIFRE from the exons atggaaaaccgaaGCTTAATGCAAGAAAACAGCCTAGTACCAG AACTTTACTTCCTCATCTCCAAATTCCTGGCCAATGGACCACTGCGGGAAACGGCTAAG GTTTTGGTGCAAGAGTTGGAGCAGCTAGAC ATATTACCACGCCGACTCGATTGGACTGGACAGGAGCATCGGCAGTCGCTGGAGGAGTTG gAGCGAAAATATCCTCACATTGGACCGCAACACTTGCTGGAAGTATGTACGCGCATCGGACCACTGCTGGACAAAGAGTTACCGCCTGCCGTCTCCGGTGTGCTCTCGGCGCTCGGTGCAGGCCGGCAGAGTCTGCTGCGTACGAAGGAAAGCGTTTCCTGCCCACGCCAGCTGGTCGACTACTATACGCGCCTTCACGATCGTCCCCTCAGCGATGTGCTCAACCGGAATAACACCCACAACCTGGTGAAGGTGCTGTATGGGCGGGAGAGTGCGGGTCCGCTGACGCGTCGCCAAGCGGTGCCCACGAATTTCTACACCAAGCAAACGCTGCAACGCCGCACGCTTGGCCACCTGTCCGCCGTCTACTGCGTGCTGTTCGATCGCACCGGAAAGTACATCATCACCGGGGCGGATGATTTCCTCGTCAAGCTGTGGTCCGCCATCGATGGGCGGCTGCTGGCCACGTTCCGCGGCGCATCGGCCGAAATCACCGACATCGCTATCAATCTCGACAACACGATGCTGGCGGCCGGCTCACTCGATCGCATACTGCGCGTGTGGGATCTGCAATACGGTGGCCCGATTGCGGTGTTGTCCGGGCACACCGGCATGATAACGTCGGTGAACTTTTGCCCATCGCCCAAAACCGACCTGCGCTACCTGGTTACGACGAGCACGGACGGGTCGGTGGCGTTTTGGGAGTACAGTACGCGCGCCGGCAAGACGACATTCTGCTCGAAGCCAACCTCGTACCACGAGAAGCTGCGGCCGGGCCAGGCACAGATGATTTGTGGATCGTTCTCACCCGGTGGCATCTTTCTGGCGGCCGGGTCGGCCGATCATCACGTGCGCGTGTACCTGATGTCGGAGGACGGGCCGAAGCGTATCCTCGAGACGGAATCGCACGCTGACACGGTCGACTCGATCCAGTGGGCCCACGCCGGGCTGCGGTTCATCTCGGGTAGCAAGGACGGGACGGCACTGGTGTGGCACTTTGAGTCGCAGCAGTGGAAATCGATCCGGCTGGCCATGGGTGACCGGCTACCGACCTGCCCACCGCCCAACCCGGACGATAACATCAAGCTCAAGGTGACGATGGTCTCGTGGGACAACACGGACAACTGGGTCATCACGGCCGTGAACGATCACACGATCAAGGTGTGGAACGCACACACGGGCAAGCTGCACCGCGTGCTGCGCGGTCACACGAACGAAATCTACGTGCTGGAGTCGAACCAGAAGGACTCGGGCGTACTGCTGTCGGCAGGGCACGACGGTCACCTGTTCATTTGGGACATCGTGCAGGGCGTTTCGATTGCCAGCTTTGTCAACCGCATCGACGACCATGGCGATGGAGGCATTTATGACGCGAAATGGTCGCCGGATGGTACGATGATCGCTGCCACCGATTCGCACGGACACATCCTCATGTTCGGGTACGGTTCGGGGCACGAGAAGCTGAAGCAGCTACCGCAGGAGCTGTTTTTCCACACCGACTATCGTCCACTGATCCGCGACTCGGCCCTCCACGTGATGGACGAGCAGACGCAAACGATGCCCCATCTGATGCCACCACCGTTCCTAGTCGATATCGACGGCAATCCGTACCCGCCGGCGTTGCAACGGTTAGTGCCGGGTCGTGAAAATTGTCCTACGGATCAGTTGATTCCGAATATAAGCGTTGGCAACGAAGGAGaaccgcaacagcagcaacagccgcAGCCACCACAACCGGTTCAGCAGCAGGCACAACCACAGCGTGTCCGGGGCGCGGATGGAGCTTACTCGAACATTGACCGAATGATCGAGGCGCTGGCAAATAGACGCCAGGGGGGACCAGCAGACCCTGGCGACGAACAGCAACCAGATTCGAACAACGATCACGATCGTCCTCAATGGAACGGTGCGCCCGCTCGGCCTAATAATGCTGCCCAGGCAGGGGCCGTCGCtggtcctgctgctgctgctgctgctggaggaggagGCCCTCGTAACGCACCGggcgtgcagcagcagcaacggttTGGTTCGGCGGCAGGTAACTGGCACCGTACCGAGGAAGGTTTCAAGTTCCACCGGCGCCAGTACGTTCGTCCGATGAGTCACTCAAGTATGGTGAATCTGAAGCAGCGCGTGTATGCCGCCGGGCTGCAGGAGCAGGAAGTGTACCGGCGGGAAATGTGTCGCCGACCGGTCATGATCAACACTGCCAACAACGGAGGAATTGGTGGAAGACAATCGCTGAGCGGTGCAAACAGAAGGGCCGGTGGTGGGGCACGTGCGGGAGGCGGTAGTAGAACTGTAAGACGTGCcaacggtggcggtggtg CGAATGCAGCAGGTCGGCCGCCTCCAGCGTACCGCACTCGGGCTGTACGGGAGCACGAACCAGCGCATGATGCGGAAGACGATCCCGCCGAGGACGaccacaacgacgacgattcGTCATCGTCCGAGTCGAGCAACAGCGACTATTCCACTGCCATCGAGGAGAAGCTCGACCTGTCCGGAAGCAGCTCGAGCGACACGCAAAGCTCGGACTACTCGGACTGGGTTTCGCACGAGCCGGGACGAAACCTGGAGCCACCGAAGCGATCGAAGCGAAAGCACGTGCAGCGGCGCGCATACTCTCCACCCGATCCGGACCAACCCGGTCCGAGTAATGCGGCCCAGCCGGGAACTAGCGGTCTGAATGGCACCGGAGCAGCCAGCAGTAGTAGACGCCGGTCGACGAAGGTACGCAAGATTCCGCTGACGCGCGATGGCGAAATACCGGAGCAGTTCCGACCACCCGAGTGGCTCTCGGAGGTCATCCCCCGGAAGGCCCCGTACTACCCGCAGATGGGCGACGAGGTGGTATACTTCCGGCAGGGCCACCAGCGCTACCTGGAGGCGGTGCGGGCCAAGTCCGTGTACAATCTCGGCAACCGGTGCGAACCGTGGGCCACGATGGAGATCGAAGCGCACGAGCGGTGCAAGGTGATCGGCATCAAGTACGAGATCCGGCCGCCCCGCCTGTGCTGTCTCAAGCTGGCCATCATCAGTGAGGAGGGCGAGCTGACGGGGCGCTCGTTTGCCATCAAGTACCACGACATGCCGGACGTGCTGGACTTCCTGGTGCTGAAGCAAACGTTCGACACGTCGGTCGGGCGCAACTGGGGCCCGGGCGATCGCTTCCGGTGCATGATCGAGGACGTGTGGTGGACGGGTCAGATCGAATCTCACAACCAGCTGTCGGCCGACTTCCCCGACTCGCTGTTCATGTGCTTTCGCGTGCGCTGGGACAACGGCGAGTACGAGCTGATGAGTCCGTGGGATCTCGAGCCGATCGACGAAGCGCGCCAGCCGGACGAGGTGGGCGGTGCCTTTCCGGTGCTGCCCGAGGAGCTGCAGGCCACGCTCTATCAGCCGAAACCGGAGGAGTGGCCGCGGGGCGATCGGGACGCTTCCTGCCGGCGCATCATCGCCGGACTGGAGCAGGTGATGGGACTCGCCATCGCCGACCTCTTTCTGGCCCCGGTCGACCTGAACATCTACCCGGAGTACGCCTTCGTCGTGGAGTATCCGATCGATCTGAACACCATCAAGTCGCGGTTCGAGAACCACTTCTACCGGCGCATCACCTCCGCACAGTTTGACGTACGTTACCTCGCTACGAATGCGGAAAAGTTCAACGTCTCGCACAGTACGATCGTACGGAATGCACGCATCATTACCGACCTGTGCTTGCGTATTTTGAG TGATCTCAATGAAATCGACGTACCGGCAGTTTACCATCAGCTGGTCGACACTTACCTTTCGTCGGACTCGGAAACCGAACGGCACCGACCAGGAGGCCCATCGACCAGTGGAACcgctggagctggagctggCCCATCCGGGAGCGGTACTTCCAGCGGCCGACGTCCACCAGCCGGTTCGCGAAG ATCTCGTCGGTTAGTGCCGGAAGGCGATTGGCGTGTGGACTGCCGAGAGTTGCTGGAGATGATCTGGCAGTGCGACGATTCGGAACCGTTCCGGGAACCGGTCGATACGATCGAGCATCCGGACTACCTGCAGATCATTGACGCACCGATGGACCTGCGTACGATCAAGGAGGATCTGCTCGGTGGCAACTACGAGTCACCGTACGACTTCTGCAAGGACATGAAGCTCATTTTCCAGAACTCGCGCAGCTACAACACAAACAAGCGATCGAGG ATATACTCGATGACCCTCCGGCTAAGCACTCTTTTCGAGGCACACATTAAACCTATCATCTACAACTGGAAGCTGGCCCGAAGGCGAGGAAAGGCAAGCAGCAGACGAAGTGGAACCAATGGCCTGGTCGCATCTGCCGGCAGCAACGGAATGGCTTCGTCTGCGTCCAAACGACGGCGTGACGATCATCGGcgtgacggtggtggtggtggtcccgGTCCGAGCAGCAGTCGACGGGCGGCGGCCGCGTTGAACAGTAGCTCCAGCAGTGGAATGAACACAAGCCGTCAggtcgacgatgatgatgacgatgatgaagacgacgacgaggatgaGGACGAACGGCGGCCGGCCAACAGTCGGACGGCGGGAAGCTCCAAGCGCACCCGCAACGGTGGCATGGGGTCGACGCCGGTCCGGCGCGGTGGCCAATCGAACGGtgtatcgtcgtcgtcgtcaagcCACCGAGACAACAACAATGTGATAGACCCGCTGGCCATACCGGGTCCGAGTAGTAGCCGCAGTAGTCGCggtgctgcagcagcagccgccgccgccggatcCGGTggaaacggtggtggtggtggtggtggcagtgGGACGCCACGGATGCTTACACGCCGCGGCCGTCGCTCGCAGGATGAGGAGGACgaagaggacgaggaggaagaggaagcgTCAGCAGCGAGCAGCGGTAGTTCGAGCGACGACAACTCAACGACCGACGATTCCGAcagcgacgacgatgatgacgacgacgatgacgacagcACCGGGGTGCCGGTGTCGCACCGGGCGGACTACGATTCGGGGGAAATGTACGATCCATACAAGCGCCGCAGCAGCAAGGCACGGccgaagcagaagaagaagaaaaaggtcCGCCGAAAATCGCACGCCGTCAGCTCGACGACGAAGCGGAAGCGGCGCCCAGGAGTGGTCGGCGATTCGCCCGCGactgcggcggcggcggccagtGGTAGTAGCTCGCGACGAGCGGCGCCACCATCGGTACGTTCCGTGCGGCAGGATCTGTTCGGCATCGCCCCAGGGCCATCGACACAAGGTGGCGAGCATAGCAGTTCCGCGATCGCGGGAAGCTCACGATCGTTGcgcaacggtggtggtggcggtggtggtacgTCGGTGGTGGGTGATAGTAAGCCAAAGACAGCGGCTGGGAGTAAGCGACCGCGAagaagtgtacggaatcggaTGGATACGAgcaacgacgaagacgacgacgacgctgaTGATGACGCTGAGGGAGATGCTGACCGCGATGTGAATGGAACGGATGGGGAAGAGGAGGATGAGGATGAGCGGAGGCAGTATCGTGGACCACCGGCGAAACGCAACCGTGGTCGGTACGAATCGGATCACAGCTACCACAAGGAGCGCCCGAAAACGGCTCGCATCGTCTCCGACACGGACGCTGAAGAGGACGAACCGCCTCGCTCGACCCGTGGCAGTGTGAAGAAGGCGCAGGCGGAGTGGGGCAAGAGTGAGGACAGTCTCGAGGAGCcaaacaacaacgacgacgatgacgacgacgacgatgatgatgaggatgatgaaaGTGGTCGAGGAGCAACGGCGCCGGACGCGAACGGTGGACCTAGTACGCGTCAAACGGCCGCATCTTCATCGTCCGCCGCCAATAATAACTCTTCGGCTTCACCTGCACCGCGTCGAATGCGCGTCCGAAAGCTGGTGTCCGATCTCGAGCAGAGTCCGGAGGAAACGAGCAACATTAGCAAACGTGGCTCAACACAACGCGCTCAGCGAGCAGTTGCGGCACGGAATCGTACAACCGCGACGACAGCAgccagcagcagtagcacaTCTGCGGCCCGTAACAATTGGTACGCCAGTGAAAGTGACAATGAGGAATCGACCGCCACCCAACCGCCGGTGGTGGCTTCGACAAGCAGTAGCTACTTATCGTCACGCTCCTCAACGCGACGTTCGGTTGTGGAAACAACATCGACGAATGGTGCCGGTGGTCCGTCGACGGTGGTGGTACGTAAAACCGTGACCAGCACAACGACGGTGGCAAGTTCTTCGTCCAGTGGGCGAAGGATGCTTCGGGGCGACATCAACGTAGCGGCGGTGACCGCCGCTTCAAGCAGTACGCCTCCTCCGCACACGGTCGACCATAACTACGGTGAGCCGGgtccatcgtcgtcgtccacCTCGTCAGCCGCTGTGTTGGTCGTACCAGGTACCGGTGGGACgacatcctcctcctcctccacggTTGCCCCCGCTGCCCTTGGAAGGACCCGAAACCGCAGCACGATGCTATCGCGCCACCAACGTAACGCGGACGAGCTCGATCAAGGTGTGCCGTTGGCAGCG CGTCGTGTTGCTGCCGTcgaagatgaagatgatggcAGCGAGGACGATGATCTCCCACTGCGCGCCCGAACTACTTCGTCCCGTGCTGCCGTGGGAGGTCCATCGGCAAGACAACTGCGCTCCCGTACCGGTGGCACCAAGCGGAAGGCGCGCCTCTCTTCGTCCCACGATGAAGATGAGGCCGACGATGATCGGGGGGAAGATGTTGA TGATTCCGACGATGACGACACACCGCTCGGTCACATGATGGCGGGCAgctcctccaccacctccacgtCGAGAACGCGCACCGGAAGCCGCGCGCAAACGGCGGCAGCGACGGGGGCGGTAAGAGGAACTCCGAAAAAATCCGGTGACACTGCGCCGCCACCAGGATCGTCTTCGTCGTTCGGCACAAGACGTTCGTCGGCATCGTCCGCGTTGGCCAACACGGCGCATCGGACGCGGCGGAAAGAACGTTACACATCGGACGAGGATTATGAG GTTCCCGGTACGTCGAGTGGAAGGTCAACGCGCAAGTTAAAGCGACCCCGGTACAACGAGGAATCCgaagacgacgatgatgatgaagacgtCGATAGTCGTCGGCGCCGTGAGCGAGGCTCGAACAACCATCGAACGCCGCTACGCCACAATGCCGCCCGCCACCAGCCCTCACGCCGCTACAATCAGGCGGAGgaagatgacgacgacgacgaggaaggGGACGACGATATTGCGCGCGTGCTCGCGAATATGCGGCAACGTTCGCGTCGCGCGGTGGGCGCGTCCACCGACCACGGTAGTACCAATAGTAATAGTAGCCTTAGTCAAAGGGTTGTGGTGGGTtcgcaccaccatcagcacccTGCTGATGCAAGCACACAGCAaccgcaacagcaacaacatcatcatcatcaacctcCGTATCATCCTTCTCGCCATCAGTCGGCAGCCAGCGGCagcaatcatcatcatcatcatcggcacgGTACCACCGACGAAACTGAGGTCAACCACACCGACGATGGGGGCGGTAGCAGTCTCCGAGCGCATCGGTCGAATGGTCGTCTGCAGCGGACACACAGTAGCAACTACTTGGTGGAGGAAAGCGGTGGTGGTAGTGTGGAAGTGGCGGGTCCATCATCGGCGCGGTCCTCGAGAACGCGTGATCtccggcagcagcaacaacaacagcaacccgacgacgatgatgatgaagatgacgaGGAGGGCCACGAAGATGAAGCCGCATTGACCAGCGTAAGCAGCCGAGGTCGTGTGCGCCGCATGAATCCGCACGTACGCCGGATATTCCGTGAATAG
- the LOC131286850 gene encoding dehydrodolichyl diphosphate synthase complex subunit DHDDS has product MAPVEGPSTSSCASPSSSSLTSAYSSTGSTWVRESNLQWYHRWVIRVLQAGPIPAHVAFIMDGNRRYAKKANIAKAEGHSAGFEKLSETLQWCLEVGISEVTVYAFSIENFKRTQEEVDTLMNLAREKFQRLLAERDKLHERGICIRIIGNWDLLAPDIQRNIAEAVLLTRHNRKATLNVAFAYTSRDEITHSIRTIAEAVGDGKLEPEDVSEELLTRCLYTKYSAEPDLLVRTSGEVRLSDFLLWQSTSTVMYFTETLWPELTIWHLLGAVFYYQRVRWRMQDVRKALDQFTSEPYARCPDGADTSGKRTERIGRFLEYVEQKEEHQLIQLARGMGVQ; this is encoded by the coding sequence ATGGCTCCTGTGGAAGGTCCATCCACCTCAAGCTGTGCATCcccctcctcgtcctcgttgACTTCGGCGTACTCTTCAACGGGGTCGACATGGGTTCGCGAGAGCAATCTGCAGTGGTACCACCGATGGGTTATTCGCGTACTTCAAGCCGGCCCCATACCAGCGCACGTCGCCTTCATCATGGACGGCAACAGGCGGTACGCCAAGAAAGCCAACATTGCCAAAGCCGAAGGCCATTCGGCGGGGTTCGAAAAGCTCTCGGAAACGCTCCAGTGGTGCCTAGAGGTCGGCATCAGCGAGGTGACGGTCTACGCATTCAGCATAGAGAATTTCAAGCGCACCCAGGAGGAGGTTGACACACTCATGAATCTGGCGCGGGAAAAATTCCAACGGCTGCTGGCGGAGAGGGACAAGCTGCACGAGCGAGGCATCTGCATTCGCATCATCGGCAACTGGGACCTGTTGGCACCGGACATACAGCGTAACATTGCCGAGGCGGTCTTACTGACCCGCCACAACCGTAAGGCCACACTGAACGTGGCCTTCGCCTACACGTCGCGGGACGAAATCACACATTCCATACGCACCATCGCGGAAGCCGTCGGCGATGGGAAGCTCGAGCCGGAGGACGTTAGCGAGGAGTTGCTGACCCGCTGCCTGTACACGAAGTATTCCGCCGAACCGGATCTGCTGGTGCGCACGTCGGGCGAAGTAAGGCTAAGTGATTTCCTGCTCTGGCAGTCGACGTCGACGGTGATGTACTTCACCGAAACGCTGTGGCCCGAGCTTACCATTTGGCATCTGCTCGGAGCGGTGTTCTACTATCAAAGGGTGCGTTGGAGGATGCAGGACGTGCGGAAGGCGCTGGACCAGTTCACCAGCGAACCGTACGCCCGATGCCCGGACGGGGCCGATACGAGCGGGAAGCGAACAGAACGAATAGGCCGCTTTTTGGAGTACGTCGAACAAAAGGAGGAACATCAGCTGATACAGTTGGCTCGGGGGATGGGTGTACAATAA